Within the Acidobacteriota bacterium genome, the region TCGTTGCTCTCGTTCTCCCAGCCGCAGCATCCTCCATCCGGTACCGCCGCCACCAACACCCCGCCGTTCGGGGATCCGGCGAGCGGCCTCTCAACAGGTTCAGGCAACTTCGTGCCCCGCCACGTGCGTCCGGAACGCTGGTATAGGACGCTCTCATGATAGGAAGACCCAATCTGTCCCGGCGTCATCCGCGTCACCAGGAAGAAATCGTCCACGACACCGTCCGGCGCCCAGAACGACCACTCCGGGCAGCTCTCAGAGCATGTTCCCGTCGTGCACTGACACCATCCTGCGGAAGCAAGCGTCGCGATCGTTTCGGGACCATCACCCGCAAGATTGGTGCGCCAGACCCGCGCGGCGGAGCGGACGGAACGTTCCAGACCAAGCCCGTTGGTGATCTTCTCGAACCTGTTCTCGAACCAGTACAGGGCTTCCCCCCGGGCTGACAGGCACCATCGCCGCGTCGTTTCAGTGACCGTCGGCGTGCCCGCACTGACTCCAGATGTCTTCGGGCCTTCGAGCTTCCACTCCCTGGCCTGCCGGCCGTCCCAGAACCAGACGCGATCGGCTGCGGTCGCCATCTCTCCCCCGCCCCACTGGACGCCCTCGAGAGGAAGAAACAGCATCTGGCCTGTGGCGTTGATACTCAGATACTCCGGATGCTCGATCAACCGGCGGGGAACCGTCAGGGTGCGCCGCGACGCGAACGTGATGGCGTCATATTCGACGATTTGGTCCGGGCCCTGAAGCACCCACAGCTGTTTCGGTGACTGCGCGTGGACAGCCGTGGCGAGGAAGGTCGCGGCCAGCAGCTTTGCCCCGAGTCGCCGTCGCCAGCCGAAGAAGCTCCCCGTGCCGATCCTGCTTCGCTGGCGTGAGCGACAGGTCCAGCCAGGGACGCGCTTCATAGACTCTGACTCTTCATGGCGAAACCACATTCGTGACCCTCTGCGCCGGTGGTTGGCGTCAAGTAACGGCCAGCTACCCAATGCGCCTCCGTCTGCTCCCGCCGTCCGCATACGGCTCGCGGGCATTATATCGCCGCTGTTTGGGCCCCGGGGCGAGTCCCGACGTCCGCTACCGTCCGATCATCCACGTGATCTTTCGGTGGCCGAAACGGATTCCCTCGAAGGGTCGCCTTCGGTTACAGTCTTGGCTTCGGCGGCGGCAAGTCAGGCCGAGACAGGGGCGGCCCCACATGATCAACTACGAGAACGTCCATCATCGCTACGGCGACGTGGTCGCCCTGCACGACCTGAACCTCGAGGTTCTGCCAGGCGAGATCTTCGGGCTTCTCGGGCCGAATGGCGCCGGCAAGACCACTGCGATCAAGATCGCGGCGACGCTTCTCCGTCCAGCCTCAGGCCGCGTGACGCTCGACGGCATTGACGTCCAGGCCGACCCGATGGGCGCGAAGCAGCGCCTCGGCCTGATGCCCGACACCCCGTTCTTCTACAGCGGCCTGAGCGGCCGCCAGTTCCTGCGTTTCGTCGGGAACATCCGTGAGATGCCCTCCGCTTCCCTGGAGGCGAGAATCGCGGAACTGATGGCCTTCTTCCGCCTCGAGGAAGCCGCCGACTCCGCCATCCTCACCTACTCGCTGGGGATGAAGAAGAAGCTTGGCCTCGCCACGGCCATCCTGCATCAGCCGAAGGTGCTCATTCTCGACGAGCCCACGTCGGGCCTGGATCCTCATGCCTCGCGGGACGCGCGCGCCCTGCTGGTCTCCCTTCGCGACGCGGGCACGACCGTGTTTTTGACGACGCACGTGCTGCAGATCGCACAGACCATGTGCGATCGAGTCGGCATCCTCGACCGCGGGCGCCTCGTGGCCGTCGGCTCGCTCGCCGAGCTCCGGGCACGCGATCAGGAGGATCTGGAAGACGTCTTCGTGCGCGTCACTCAACGCGGACCTGACGAGAGCGACGCCGCGTGAACGCGCTGGCGCTTCACCAGCTCGCGCGATGGCGAAGCCTGGCGGGAGAGTTGCGCGCGGGCGGGAGGCAGTGGAGCGCGGTTGTGGCCACGGCGCTCTCGGTGCCGGTGATGATGCTGGTCGGGTACTGGGCAATCGGCGACTGGCTGACGTTTTCTACAGCCATCGTCAACCGCGCCGGGCTGGACATCATGCACGTCACCAGCCGACTGCTCGTGGGGATTCTGTTTCTCACGACGCTCCCGATGCTGGTGGCAGCGGCCTACCGTGCGATCTATCCCGAAGACGAACTGGCCCTGCTCCGGAGTTTGCCGATCAGCCGAATCCAGCTCTTCGCACTGAGGTTCGTGCCCTGTTGGCGGATGATGGCGCTGGCGCTGCTTCCGGCCTTCGTGATGGCGGGCGCCACGTACGTGCGGGTAGGATCGGCCCACACGGTGGCGTGGCTCGTCGTCGGCTGGCTGCTGCTGTCGATATTCGGCGCAGCGATCGTCTTCACACTCGCCGTGGGCTGCGGCGGCCTCCGATCTGCGCGTGTCGGCCGCGTGCTGGGCGACGTCCTCCTCACGGTGGGCGTGGTCGCGATGGTCGCGCTGTTCGTCTGGATCAGGCACTTCGTCAAGACCGAGACGCTGATGGGTAGTTTGGCCGATCTGACACCGGGCCTCAGGGTAATCCCACAGGCCCTCTCGATGTTCGTCGTGCCGGA harbors:
- a CDS encoding ABC transporter ATP-binding protein — encoded protein: MINYENVHHRYGDVVALHDLNLEVLPGEIFGLLGPNGAGKTTAIKIAATLLRPASGRVTLDGIDVQADPMGAKQRLGLMPDTPFFYSGLSGRQFLRFVGNIREMPSASLEARIAELMAFFRLEEAADSAILTYSLGMKKKLGLATAILHQPKVLILDEPTSGLDPHASRDARALLVSLRDAGTTVFLTTHVLQIAQTMCDRVGILDRGRLVAVGSLAELRARDQEDLEDVFVRVTQRGPDESDAA